In a single window of the Paenibacillus sp. MMS20-IR301 genome:
- a CDS encoding CsbD family protein, with product MDSNVLKGKWLQIKGEAKKQWGQLTDDDLDIIDGEKDKLVGKLQERYGHSKDDAEAEYRNWEQSIRS from the coding sequence GTGGACAGCAATGTACTCAAAGGAAAGTGGCTGCAGATCAAAGGTGAGGCCAAGAAACAGTGGGGCCAGCTGACGGATGACGACCTGGATATTATAGACGGTGAGAAGGATAAGCTTGTTGGGAAGCTGCAGGAGCGTTACGGCCACTCCAAGGATGATGCCGAGGCGGAATACCGCAATTGGGAACAGTCGATCCGCAGCTGA